The Fundulus heteroclitus isolate FHET01 unplaced genomic scaffold, MU-UCD_Fhet_4.1 scaffold_168, whole genome shotgun sequence genome includes a window with the following:
- the LOC105933608 gene encoding glutamate-rich protein 6 isoform X1 encodes MSLTPSYEGESASASPESPGEGDFSSRQFYDNSESLEEHETCDERGPIVNKVPDNYSSAPLKAPICASLMTNDLENERAGISSEEQIEKRHSREPEDSSTSLAKKKLPASSHLMEVCTLDGRFITLVSTQTQTDRERVEQSLSFSCQVQREVGDLQMLPDEMIMDTVPVYLKETGDDETEEEYDVPCPGLPRLIAYRREPKQTLRISKLLEVEPEKNAPLAPCEFCQKLCQPFTLSESLENEIHFDRAFYCQEAKQIRELIQMEKEKLELKYYSRMIFVDTYRSTSREECETPKEPHEGRVKQLQQRRQLRIWEKSGLTTIQTEMRFQLPIPGKNAGGTLPTLDETYDKPKIKDVTQKFYKTGTCFRIMYSDGTGTVFYPSGKPAIVISSAEAAHFTYIILEDKDTDPSIKGIFTTKGYSTCYHSNGLMWLNLTSGGGLCFSETGNLRRRWNWLYCDPHVHKLPFKPLTFALGPHISVRIHSQECVYVTFVHKENHVRFSVGSEPEQLICPESHDKSGQSILERFIQTKKTEIYSLLDQMQTCMSRPTANVQKIKPHYRFIAQKERLSKQVEKEKSPKEIKAHAN; translated from the exons ATGAGTCTGACTCCGTCCTACGAGGGAGAGAGTGCCTCTGCCTCTCCTGAGAGTCCTGGAGAAGGTGACTTCTCCTCTCGACAGTTTTATGACAACTCGGAGAGCCTGGAGGAGCACGAGACATGTGACGAGAGAGGCCCCATTGTTAATAAGGTACCCGACAACTACTCCAGCGCCCCTTTGAAAGCTCCGATCTGTGCTTCGCTGATGACAAATGACCTTGAGAACGAACGCGCTGGCATTTCTTCTGAAGAACAGATTGAAAAAA GACACTCTAGAGAACCAGAGGATTCAAGTACGTCGCTGGCAAAAAAGAAACT TCCGGCCTCATCACATTTAATGGAGGTCTGCACACTGGATGGAAGATTTATTACTCTGGTGAGCACTCAAACGCAGACAGATCGGGAGAGGGTGGAGCAGAGCCTCTCTTTCAGCTGTCAAG TTCAAAGGGAAGTGGGGGATCTCCAGATGTTGCCTGATGAAATGATCATGGACACTGTCCCAGTGTATTTGAAG GAGACAGGAGATGACGAGACAGAGGAGGAGTATGATGTCCCTTGTCCAGGTCTCCCTCGTCTTATAGCATACAGAAGAGAGCCGAAACAAACTCTTCGTATTTCAAAG CTTCTAGAAGTTGAACCTGAAAAGAATGCTCCTCTTGCTCCATGTGAGTTCTGCCAGAAGCTCTGTCAGCCCTTCACACTCAGCGAATCGCTGGAAAATGAGATCCACTTCGATAGG GCCTTCTATTGTCAGGAAGCTAAACAAATAAGAGAACTCATCCAGATGGAAAAGGAGAAACTGGAACTGAAATACTATAGTAGGATGATTTTTGTGGACACTTATAGGTCTACCAGCAGAGAGGAGTGTGAAACTCCAAAAGAACCACATGAAGGACG GGTGAAACAATTGCAACAGCGAAGACAACTAAGAATATGGGAAAAATCAG GCTTGACTACAATACAAACAGAGATGAGATTTCAGCTTCCCATCCCAGGGAAAAATGCTGGTGGTACATTACCAACACTAGACGAGACATATGATAAACCAAAG ATAAAAGATGTAACACAGAAATTCTACAAAACTGGAACATGTTTCCGGATCATGTATTCAGATGGAACCGGTACCGTTTT TTATCCCTCTGGGAAACCAGCCATCGTAATATCCTCAGCGGAAGCTGCTCACTTCACTTACATAATCCTTGAGGACAAGGACACAGATCCCAGCATCAAAGGCATTTTCACAACTAAAGGCTACTCTACCTGCTACCATTCCAATGGACTGATGTG GTTGAACCTAACCTCTGGTGGAGGTCTCTGCTTCAGTGAGACAGGAAATTTGAGGAGGCGTTGGAACTGGTTGTATTGTGACCCACATGTGCATAAACTTCCATTCAAGCCTCTCACCTTTGCCCTTGGGCCACACATCAGTGTGCGTATACATTCACAAGAGTGTGTGTATGTCACCTTTGTGCATAAGGAAAACCATGTACGCTTCAGTGTTGGATCAGAGCCCGAG caGCTTATTTGCCCAGAAAGCCATGACAAGTCAGGCCAAAGCATCTTGGAGAGATTCATTCAAACAAAGAAGACAGAGATTTACTCTCTGCTTGACCAGATGCAAACCTGCATGTCTCGCCCAACTGCAAATGTGCAGAAGATAAAGCCACATTACCGTTTCATTGCCCAGAAGGAGCGGCTTAGCAAGCAAGTGGAAAAAGAGAAGTCACCCAAAGAGATAAAGGCTCATGCAAATTAA
- the LOC105933608 gene encoding glutamate-rich protein 6 isoform X2, with translation MSLTPSYEGESASASPESPGEGDFSSRQFYDNSESLEEHETCDERGPIVNKVPDNYSSAPLKAPICASLMTNDLENERAGISSEEQIEKRHSREPEDSSTSLAKKKLPASSHLMEVCTLDGRFITLVSTQTQTDRERVEQSLSFSCQVQREVGDLQMLPDEMIMDTVPVYLKETGDDETEEEYDVPCPGLPRLIAYRREPKQTLRISKLLEVEPEKNAPLAPCEFCQKLCQPFTLSESLENEIHFDRAFYCQEAKQIRELIQMEKEKLELKYYSRMIFVDTYRSTSREECETPKEPHEGRVKQLQQRRQLRIWEKSGLTTIQTEMRFQLPIPGKNAGGTLPTLDETYDKPKIKDVTQKFYKTGTCFRIMYSDGTGTVFYPSGKPAIVISSAEAAHFTYIILEDKDTDPSIKGIFTTKGYSTCYHSNGLMWLNLTSGGGLCFSETGNLRRRWNWLYCDPHVHKLPFKPLTFALGPHISVRIHSQECVYVTFVHKENHVRFSVGSEPELICPESHDKSGQSILERFIQTKKTEIYSLLDQMQTCMSRPTANVQKIKPHYRFIAQKERLSKQVEKEKSPKEIKAHAN, from the exons ATGAGTCTGACTCCGTCCTACGAGGGAGAGAGTGCCTCTGCCTCTCCTGAGAGTCCTGGAGAAGGTGACTTCTCCTCTCGACAGTTTTATGACAACTCGGAGAGCCTGGAGGAGCACGAGACATGTGACGAGAGAGGCCCCATTGTTAATAAGGTACCCGACAACTACTCCAGCGCCCCTTTGAAAGCTCCGATCTGTGCTTCGCTGATGACAAATGACCTTGAGAACGAACGCGCTGGCATTTCTTCTGAAGAACAGATTGAAAAAA GACACTCTAGAGAACCAGAGGATTCAAGTACGTCGCTGGCAAAAAAGAAACT TCCGGCCTCATCACATTTAATGGAGGTCTGCACACTGGATGGAAGATTTATTACTCTGGTGAGCACTCAAACGCAGACAGATCGGGAGAGGGTGGAGCAGAGCCTCTCTTTCAGCTGTCAAG TTCAAAGGGAAGTGGGGGATCTCCAGATGTTGCCTGATGAAATGATCATGGACACTGTCCCAGTGTATTTGAAG GAGACAGGAGATGACGAGACAGAGGAGGAGTATGATGTCCCTTGTCCAGGTCTCCCTCGTCTTATAGCATACAGAAGAGAGCCGAAACAAACTCTTCGTATTTCAAAG CTTCTAGAAGTTGAACCTGAAAAGAATGCTCCTCTTGCTCCATGTGAGTTCTGCCAGAAGCTCTGTCAGCCCTTCACACTCAGCGAATCGCTGGAAAATGAGATCCACTTCGATAGG GCCTTCTATTGTCAGGAAGCTAAACAAATAAGAGAACTCATCCAGATGGAAAAGGAGAAACTGGAACTGAAATACTATAGTAGGATGATTTTTGTGGACACTTATAGGTCTACCAGCAGAGAGGAGTGTGAAACTCCAAAAGAACCACATGAAGGACG GGTGAAACAATTGCAACAGCGAAGACAACTAAGAATATGGGAAAAATCAG GCTTGACTACAATACAAACAGAGATGAGATTTCAGCTTCCCATCCCAGGGAAAAATGCTGGTGGTACATTACCAACACTAGACGAGACATATGATAAACCAAAG ATAAAAGATGTAACACAGAAATTCTACAAAACTGGAACATGTTTCCGGATCATGTATTCAGATGGAACCGGTACCGTTTT TTATCCCTCTGGGAAACCAGCCATCGTAATATCCTCAGCGGAAGCTGCTCACTTCACTTACATAATCCTTGAGGACAAGGACACAGATCCCAGCATCAAAGGCATTTTCACAACTAAAGGCTACTCTACCTGCTACCATTCCAATGGACTGATGTG GTTGAACCTAACCTCTGGTGGAGGTCTCTGCTTCAGTGAGACAGGAAATTTGAGGAGGCGTTGGAACTGGTTGTATTGTGACCCACATGTGCATAAACTTCCATTCAAGCCTCTCACCTTTGCCCTTGGGCCACACATCAGTGTGCGTATACATTCACAAGAGTGTGTGTATGTCACCTTTGTGCATAAGGAAAACCATGTACGCTTCAGTGTTGGATCAGAGCCCGAG CTTATTTGCCCAGAAAGCCATGACAAGTCAGGCCAAAGCATCTTGGAGAGATTCATTCAAACAAAGAAGACAGAGATTTACTCTCTGCTTGACCAGATGCAAACCTGCATGTCTCGCCCAACTGCAAATGTGCAGAAGATAAAGCCACATTACCGTTTCATTGCCCAGAAGGAGCGGCTTAGCAAGCAAGTGGAAAAAGAGAAGTCACCCAAAGAGATAAAGGCTCATGCAAATTAA
- the LOC105933608 gene encoding glutamate-rich protein 6 isoform X3: MSLTPSYEGESASASPESPGEGDFSSRQFYDNSESLEEHETCDERGPIVNKVPDNYSSAPLKAPICASLMTNDLENERAGISSEEQIEKRHSREPEDSSTSLAKKKLPASSHLMEVCTLDGRFITLVSTQTQTDRERVEQSLSFSCQVQREVGDLQMLPDEMIMDTVPVYLKETGDDETEEEYDVPCPGLPRLIAYRREPKQTLRISKLLEVEPEKNAPLAPCEFCQKLCQPFTLSESLENEIHFDRAFYCQEAKQIRELIQMEKEKLELKYYSRMIFVDTYRSTSREECETPKEPHEGRVKQLQQRRQLRIWEKSGLTTIQTEMRFQLPIPGKNAGGTLPTLDETYDKPKIKDVTQKFYKTGTCFRIMYSDGTGTVFYPSGKPAIVISSAEAAHFTYIILEDKDTDPSIKGIFTTKGYSTCYHSNGLMWLNLTSGGGLCFSETGNLRRRWNWLYCDPHVHKLPFKPLTFALGPHISVRIHSQECVYVTFVHKENHVRFSVGSEPEVGQHRCKTHAYLPRKP; the protein is encoded by the exons ATGAGTCTGACTCCGTCCTACGAGGGAGAGAGTGCCTCTGCCTCTCCTGAGAGTCCTGGAGAAGGTGACTTCTCCTCTCGACAGTTTTATGACAACTCGGAGAGCCTGGAGGAGCACGAGACATGTGACGAGAGAGGCCCCATTGTTAATAAGGTACCCGACAACTACTCCAGCGCCCCTTTGAAAGCTCCGATCTGTGCTTCGCTGATGACAAATGACCTTGAGAACGAACGCGCTGGCATTTCTTCTGAAGAACAGATTGAAAAAA GACACTCTAGAGAACCAGAGGATTCAAGTACGTCGCTGGCAAAAAAGAAACT TCCGGCCTCATCACATTTAATGGAGGTCTGCACACTGGATGGAAGATTTATTACTCTGGTGAGCACTCAAACGCAGACAGATCGGGAGAGGGTGGAGCAGAGCCTCTCTTTCAGCTGTCAAG TTCAAAGGGAAGTGGGGGATCTCCAGATGTTGCCTGATGAAATGATCATGGACACTGTCCCAGTGTATTTGAAG GAGACAGGAGATGACGAGACAGAGGAGGAGTATGATGTCCCTTGTCCAGGTCTCCCTCGTCTTATAGCATACAGAAGAGAGCCGAAACAAACTCTTCGTATTTCAAAG CTTCTAGAAGTTGAACCTGAAAAGAATGCTCCTCTTGCTCCATGTGAGTTCTGCCAGAAGCTCTGTCAGCCCTTCACACTCAGCGAATCGCTGGAAAATGAGATCCACTTCGATAGG GCCTTCTATTGTCAGGAAGCTAAACAAATAAGAGAACTCATCCAGATGGAAAAGGAGAAACTGGAACTGAAATACTATAGTAGGATGATTTTTGTGGACACTTATAGGTCTACCAGCAGAGAGGAGTGTGAAACTCCAAAAGAACCACATGAAGGACG GGTGAAACAATTGCAACAGCGAAGACAACTAAGAATATGGGAAAAATCAG GCTTGACTACAATACAAACAGAGATGAGATTTCAGCTTCCCATCCCAGGGAAAAATGCTGGTGGTACATTACCAACACTAGACGAGACATATGATAAACCAAAG ATAAAAGATGTAACACAGAAATTCTACAAAACTGGAACATGTTTCCGGATCATGTATTCAGATGGAACCGGTACCGTTTT TTATCCCTCTGGGAAACCAGCCATCGTAATATCCTCAGCGGAAGCTGCTCACTTCACTTACATAATCCTTGAGGACAAGGACACAGATCCCAGCATCAAAGGCATTTTCACAACTAAAGGCTACTCTACCTGCTACCATTCCAATGGACTGATGTG GTTGAACCTAACCTCTGGTGGAGGTCTCTGCTTCAGTGAGACAGGAAATTTGAGGAGGCGTTGGAACTGGTTGTATTGTGACCCACATGTGCATAAACTTCCATTCAAGCCTCTCACCTTTGCCCTTGGGCCACACATCAGTGTGCGTATACATTCACAAGAGTGTGTGTATGTCACCTTTGTGCATAAGGAAAACCATGTACGCTTCAGTGTTGGATCAGAGCCCGAGGTGGGTCAGCACAGATGCAAAACACATG CTTATTTGCCCAGAAAGCCATGA
- the LOC105933618 gene encoding endothelin receptor type B-like, which translates to MRTMTLLLCFGNIFVVLRASDQHSDPIPVITLYETASPGPAALEKQQSNSSVLPTQATGGKIAQPPMCLKSAGIRGAFKYVNIMVSLVVFVVGMVGNTALLKVIYANKTMRSGPNIIIASLALGDLIHIVIDIPINSYRLLAEDWPFGLIMCKLVPFIQKTSVGITVLSLCALSVDRYRAVVSWNQIKGIWVSMRTAIEITLIWVFSILLAVPEIVGFDMITMDYKDKHLRICLLHPIQTTQFMQFYKSVKDWWLFGFYFCMPLTWTAVFYTLMTRKMLRNPENTLSDHIKQRREVAKTVFCLVVVFALCWLPLYLSRILKLTMYDEKDPNRCQLLSVFLVLDHFGINMASLNSCINPIALYIVSKRFKRCFKACLCSLCLPLHAHANDEAQSGLKSRMQDQASEQSSNIKAHKEPPPVNASVC; encoded by the exons atGAGGACAATGACTCTCCTTCTGTGTTTTGGAAATATATTTGTCGTATTACGGGCCAGTGATCAGCATTCAGACCCAATCCCTGTAATCACGCTGTATGAAACAGCCTCCCCTGGTCCTGCAGCACTGGAAAAACAGCAATCCAACAGCTCAGTTCTTCCAACCCAAGCAACGGGAGGAAAAATAGCACAGCCCCCCATGTGCTTGAAGTCGGCTGGAATCAGAGGCGCCTTCAAATATGTCAACATTATGGTCTCTCTGGTGGTGTTTGTCGTTGGGATGGTGGGGAATACGGCTCTGCTGAAAGTTATATATGCAAACAAAACCATGAGAAGCGGACCTAACATCATCATTGCGAGCCTTGCTTTGGGGGATCTGATCCACATTGTGATAGACATTCCAATCAACTCATACAGG CTCCTGGCAGAGGATTGGCCCTTCGGTTTAATAATGTGCAAATTGGTCCCCTTCATCCAAAAAACTTCTGTTGGGATTACTGTGCTGAGCTTATGTGCCTTGAGTGTGGACAG ATATCGCGCCGTTGTGTCCTGGAATCAAATCAAAGGCATCTGGGTTTCTATGCGGACAGCGATTGAAATAACCCTGATATGGGTTTTTTCCATCCTGCTGGCTGTCCCTGAAATTGTCGGCTTTGATATGATAACAATGGACTATAAAGACAAGCATCTGAGGATATGTCTGCTTCACCCCATCCAAACCACACAGTTCATGCAG TTTTATAAATCTGTAAAAGACTGgtggctctttggcttttacttTTGCATGCCACTGACCTGGACCGCCGTTTTCTACACGCTGATGACCAGGAAAATGCTAAGAAACCCAGAGAACACATTAAGTGACCACATTAAACAG AGGCGAGAAGTTGCCAAAACTGTCTTCTGCCTGGTGGTTGTCTTTGCACTGTGCTGGTTGCCTCTGTACCTCAGCAGAATCCTGAAATTGACTATGTACGACGAGAAGGATCCTAACAGGTGCCAGCTACTGAG CGTCTTCCTCGTCCTTGACCATTTCGGCATTAACATGGCATCGCTGAACTCCTGCATCAACCCCATCGCGTTGTACATCGTCAGCAAAAGATTCAAGAGGTGTTTCAAG GCATGTCTGTGCAGTCTGTGTCTGCCTCTTCACGCCCATGCCAATGACGAAGCGCAGTCTGGTTTGAAGTCCAGAATGCAGGATCAAGCCTCAGAGCAAAGCAGCAACATCAAAGCTCACAAGGAGCCTCCACCTGTTAACGCCTCAGTGTGTTAA